The following are encoded in a window of Rubellicoccus peritrichatus genomic DNA:
- a CDS encoding type II secretion system protein produces MKAPSQSPYPAAGFTLIELLASMGVIAILASILIVGIGKARLAAAENVSRSNLRQLGSMILLYTTEADGRLPYGAHSDPEGKTQIGWDQQIINAGIADEADLQAVAFAPNIIHDNQATIPRSYSMVRTRHAGVGMTVYGDDTTEQLPVSRIPDPAKVLMLTEKFVSPHSFGGYAHAVIDTPDEQVRFAPERTEFNYLFVDGHVETLEPNATIGEGSLKSPKGIWTIDPTD; encoded by the coding sequence ATGAAAGCCCCATCCCAAAGCCCCTACCCCGCTGCCGGCTTCACTCTAATTGAACTTTTAGCATCTATGGGTGTAATCGCAATATTAGCCAGCATCCTCATTGTTGGAATCGGCAAGGCGCGATTAGCGGCTGCCGAAAACGTATCGCGCTCCAATCTGCGTCAGCTTGGCTCCATGATCCTCCTCTATACCACCGAAGCAGATGGCCGGCTGCCGTATGGAGCACACAGTGACCCCGAAGGTAAAACCCAAATAGGCTGGGATCAACAGATAATCAACGCAGGTATTGCGGACGAAGCTGACCTTCAGGCTGTTGCTTTTGCACCAAACATTATCCATGATAATCAAGCCACCATACCGCGCTCATACTCTATGGTACGGACGCGTCATGCAGGCGTTGGCATGACCGTCTATGGCGATGACACAACCGAACAGCTACCAGTCAGTCGAATTCCCGACCCCGCAAAAGTCCTCATGCTGACCGAAAAATTCGTTTCCCCTCACTCTTTTGGCGGCTATGCACACGCGGTCATCGATACACCTGACGAACAGGTCAGATTTGCGCCTGAACGCACTGAATTCAATTACCTGTTTGTGGATGGGCACGTGGAGACTCTCGAGCCCAACGCCACGATCGGAGAAGGGTCGCTCAAAAGTCCCAAGGGGATTTGGACAATCGATCCGACAGATTAA
- a CDS encoding right-handed parallel beta-helix repeat-containing protein, with protein MRLSTLFLVAYSILATTHADPLNISISPNANPSSCAIKSVEQARDKIRELKENKQYPEEGIVVEFEEGVYYFSSALTLEEEDSGLDGKPIIYRAAPNAKVIITGGQKLSNSQAISDSKTLALLPSQSEDHVQAYSLETNSQEPIPGFSSGGAGFRGTQEYPYELYQGDSRLTLARWPNQGHAKTGDVSGEKRPYRDRKDMLTSYSGVFEFPDTERLNTWSQEPDLWLDGKWYHHWADQRMPVDSIDTEASTIALQNPESHAYGYKENRDFYAFNAISELDQPGEWAIDRTNRMLYVWPDNSSASSNEISLAMNQNLLIANNTRHIHFENLTFQDTTGDAIILNQCEDVTIIGCTITKTGGWGVKINHGFRCEVISCDLNHLGEGGIQAIGGLRHNLTPGEHLIENCHISDFAQKVSTYRPAVELKGVGNGARHNLIHDTPHSALMFDGNNHLIEYNIIHDVALHASDTGAIYTCTRDWSKRGTVIRNNLVHALGKPLDGAGCRAIYLDDHTSGVIIDKNIVTMSSVGIHIGGGKDNIVNNNLTLNCDTSIDYASRGTDSFASAQAKQGEDSPIYQTSINSPWDTPIWLEAYPKIGGIFEMDPVEAHFASGNQITHNIMAGGSDIRIQNANYVLQTSVVEKNALVDGDPGLANPLTLDFNLQSSDKIVAAEPFEEINFDHMGLYEDQWRPTPVTKFGPEVTSLPEIRRMEDFEQGRPSAKIDLKPANFIRIDALRDQYEWTGRFDHRTACEISVAGERSKEIAYSQLAYDQEAIYVYAHIEHDPDIPLVLEGEWGKRDGFEIAIQDPRVPSAATILIQCYPDETFQVSPIGAMTEGQAQRIEESITYAANQQNGLWTAELRIPLGAIDVSTAELARFNYNMNVRRMADASWMMWARPNGNFWEISRAGLLKMPSFDEG; from the coding sequence ATGCGACTATCAACTTTATTCCTAGTGGCCTACTCAATACTGGCAACTACCCACGCTGACCCGCTTAATATTAGCATCAGCCCTAATGCCAATCCAAGCAGCTGCGCCATAAAGTCCGTCGAACAGGCGCGAGATAAGATCCGGGAATTAAAGGAAAACAAACAATACCCGGAAGAAGGCATAGTCGTTGAATTTGAAGAAGGCGTTTATTATTTTTCGTCAGCTTTAACTCTGGAGGAAGAAGACTCGGGTCTTGATGGGAAGCCGATTATATATCGCGCGGCTCCAAACGCTAAAGTGATTATTACTGGAGGCCAAAAGCTAAGCAACTCGCAAGCAATCAGTGATTCGAAGACCCTAGCTCTGCTGCCATCTCAATCGGAAGATCATGTCCAAGCCTATTCCTTGGAAACCAATAGCCAGGAACCGATCCCTGGCTTCAGCTCCGGCGGCGCAGGGTTCAGAGGAACACAAGAATATCCCTACGAACTCTATCAAGGCGACAGTCGCTTGACCCTTGCTCGCTGGCCCAACCAAGGCCATGCCAAAACCGGGGATGTCTCGGGAGAAAAGCGCCCCTACCGAGACCGCAAAGATATGCTGACAAGCTACTCCGGAGTATTTGAGTTTCCTGACACAGAGCGCTTGAACACTTGGAGCCAGGAACCGGATCTATGGCTCGACGGCAAGTGGTATCACCATTGGGCCGATCAACGTATGCCCGTAGACTCGATTGACACAGAAGCCTCAACCATCGCTCTGCAAAATCCGGAATCTCACGCATACGGCTATAAAGAAAACCGGGACTTTTATGCATTCAACGCGATCTCGGAATTAGACCAACCAGGCGAATGGGCCATTGATCGCACCAACCGCATGCTCTATGTTTGGCCGGATAATTCATCCGCCAGCTCCAATGAGATCAGTCTGGCAATGAACCAAAACCTGCTCATCGCCAATAATACGAGACACATACACTTTGAAAATCTGACATTTCAGGACACCACCGGCGATGCCATCATTCTAAACCAATGCGAGGACGTAACCATTATTGGTTGCACGATTACTAAAACCGGCGGTTGGGGTGTCAAAATCAATCATGGGTTTCGGTGCGAGGTAATCAGCTGCGATCTGAATCATCTGGGAGAAGGCGGCATTCAGGCAATAGGCGGCTTAAGGCACAATTTGACACCAGGTGAACACCTGATCGAGAACTGTCACATCAGCGACTTTGCTCAAAAAGTCAGCACCTATCGCCCCGCAGTCGAACTTAAGGGCGTAGGCAATGGCGCCAGACACAACCTGATCCATGACACTCCACATAGTGCCCTGATGTTCGACGGAAACAATCACCTGATCGAATACAACATCATCCACGATGTGGCGCTTCACGCTAGTGACACTGGTGCTATCTACACCTGCACTCGCGATTGGAGCAAGCGCGGCACGGTCATTCGCAACAACTTGGTCCATGCACTTGGCAAACCATTGGATGGGGCCGGCTGCCGAGCAATCTATCTGGATGACCACACCAGCGGAGTCATCATTGACAAGAACATTGTCACCATGAGCTCTGTAGGCATTCATATCGGCGGCGGCAAGGACAACATCGTCAACAACAACCTCACCTTGAACTGTGACACTTCGATTGATTACGCCAGCCGTGGCACTGACAGTTTTGCATCCGCCCAAGCGAAACAAGGAGAAGACAGCCCCATTTATCAAACCAGCATCAATTCGCCATGGGATACACCGATCTGGTTGGAAGCCTACCCAAAAATAGGAGGTATATTCGAGATGGATCCTGTAGAAGCGCATTTCGCGTCAGGCAATCAAATCACCCACAACATCATGGCTGGCGGGAGCGACATCCGTATCCAAAACGCCAATTATGTGCTGCAGACATCTGTTGTTGAAAAGAATGCACTGGTCGATGGCGATCCAGGTTTAGCCAATCCACTCACATTAGATTTCAATCTTCAATCGAGTGATAAGATTGTGGCGGCCGAACCCTTTGAAGAAATTAACTTTGATCATATGGGCCTGTATGAAGATCAATGGCGTCCAACACCAGTCACTAAGTTCGGCCCAGAGGTCACTTCATTGCCTGAGATCCGGCGAATGGAAGATTTCGAACAAGGTCGTCCGTCCGCAAAGATTGACCTGAAACCAGCGAACTTCATTCGCATCGATGCACTCCGAGATCAGTATGAATGGACTGGCCGTTTTGATCATCGCACGGCATGCGAAATCAGTGTTGCAGGAGAACGCTCAAAAGAAATTGCCTACAGCCAGCTAGCCTACGATCAGGAGGCCATATATGTCTATGCACACATAGAGCATGATCCAGACATACCCCTGGTCTTAGAAGGTGAATGGGGCAAGCGCGATGGGTTTGAGATCGCGATTCAAGACCCACGAGTCCCATCAGCTGCTACGATTCTGATACAATGCTACCCGGACGAGACCTTTCAAGTAAGTCCCATTGGTGCCATGACCGAAGGCCAAGCACAACGAATTGAAGAATCCATCACTTATGCCGCTAACCAACAGAACGGTTTGTGGACGGCAGAACTGCGCATCCCACTAGGCGCCATTGATGTTTCGACGGCCGAATTGGCTCGCTTTAATTACAACATGAACGTGCGCAGAATGGCGGACGCTTCCTGGATGATGTGGGCCCGCCCCAATGGCAATTTCTGGGAGATTTCAAGAGCTGGTTTACTTAAGATGCCCAGCTTCGATGAGGGTTAA
- a CDS encoding SGNH/GDSL hydrolase family protein yields MKEYLTLLCLLIAPASLAAEANRASVPYSSREGLANTMQKLNQEQEVRIAYLGGSITEQEGWRVMTQQWFGDKFLKAHVVEILAAIGGTNSELGAFRIGQDVLLQDPDLVFIEFAGNDARTPPTRLRETMEGIVRQILQHNPSTDICFVYTIKEASLGETQDGLYFTNAASTMEEVAEHYGIPSINMGYKVPKLVANNELLMRQAKPTTKEDREALAGKILFAEDGVHPYVETGHPIYFEQVQKALPELLKTGQARAHAIPEALEPNNFEDARMIPITETNFTGSWTTLNDLDGPTPNRLKNRADNIWVGKSPDASLSFKFKGSYIGIFGARGPDSGAYDFSIDGNLKESSSFDKYCTYHRLSSDTLAAGLSDQVHEVKINTSDRQIDKLSQLKERNSENDYLKNPEKYADNNLYLSALMIRGELIED; encoded by the coding sequence ATGAAAGAATACCTCACACTCCTTTGCCTGCTGATCGCCCCGGCATCGCTGGCAGCTGAAGCCAATAGGGCGTCCGTCCCTTACTCCAGCAGAGAGGGCCTGGCCAACACCATGCAGAAGCTAAACCAAGAGCAGGAAGTGCGTATCGCCTACCTGGGGGGCAGTATAACCGAGCAAGAAGGCTGGCGCGTTATGACTCAACAATGGTTCGGCGACAAATTTCTAAAGGCTCATGTTGTTGAAATCCTCGCCGCTATTGGTGGGACCAACTCCGAACTTGGCGCATTCCGCATTGGACAGGACGTCCTGCTCCAAGACCCAGATTTGGTTTTCATCGAATTCGCCGGCAACGATGCACGCACCCCTCCGACCAGGCTAAGAGAAACCATGGAGGGCATTGTTCGGCAAATATTACAGCACAACCCTAGCACCGACATCTGCTTCGTCTACACAATCAAAGAAGCTAGCTTAGGCGAAACCCAAGATGGGCTATATTTCACCAATGCCGCCAGCACTATGGAGGAAGTCGCCGAGCACTACGGCATCCCATCCATCAATATGGGCTACAAGGTTCCCAAACTAGTGGCTAACAATGAACTGCTAATGCGCCAGGCCAAACCAACGACCAAGGAAGATCGAGAGGCGTTGGCGGGCAAAATCCTTTTCGCCGAAGATGGTGTGCATCCTTACGTTGAGACCGGTCATCCAATCTATTTCGAGCAAGTACAAAAAGCACTGCCCGAGCTGCTAAAGACCGGCCAAGCCAGAGCCCATGCGATCCCAGAAGCCCTGGAACCCAATAACTTTGAGGACGCGAGAATGATCCCCATAACCGAAACGAACTTCACCGGCTCCTGGACCACACTAAACGATCTCGATGGCCCAACGCCTAATCGTCTTAAAAATCGCGCCGATAACATCTGGGTTGGCAAGAGCCCCGATGCGAGCCTTTCCTTCAAATTCAAAGGCTCCTACATCGGAATATTTGGCGCGAGAGGCCCTGACAGTGGAGCCTACGATTTTTCAATCGATGGCAACCTCAAAGAGTCATCATCCTTCGACAAATATTGCACCTACCACCGCCTAAGCTCCGACACATTGGCAGCAGGGTTGAGCGATCAAGTGCATGAAGTAAAAATCAATACAAGCGATCGACAAATTGACAAATTATCTCAGCTAAAAGAACGAAACAGCGAGAACGATTACCTCAAGAATCCCGAGAAATATGCCGATAATAATCTTTACCTATCGGCTCTCATGATACGCGGCGAGTTGATTGAGGATTAA
- a CDS encoding glycoside hydrolase family 172 protein: protein MLTLEQLLREMTDLAHLTEFPKATYKTIQFASYDRRSSKPYEPGWYANEDGFGGEPVPNFEAILKEPGDDGVGEYLIGEVQGPGVICRLWTAHIIGRIQVFLDECLTPIYDGEAVEFLQRPYQSLGGQSELDDSFSQRAAGYFPIPFSKSCRIVWHGKISDPHFYAVQVRCYPKGFPIECFQRDHLKQYATTIEDASRRLKEIGRDEAHSTQSTNLEPDERKVIFEQDGSPAAIHCLQLKANSADINQALRKTILRVYFDDAPTPQIESPVGDFFSAGPGVNPFETLPMSVSPDGWMTCRFPMPFRSSTRIVLENWSASKVTIDSSIEVAPYNWQDGETMHFFAKWRADHGLLTRHHNEDHELPFLCAKGKGVLVGIASIIMNPTNCPTRHGGWWGEGDEKVWVDDDDFPSIFGTGTEDYFNYAWSSDELFHHPYFAQPQATGPGNRGYISNARWHILDPIPFEKNIFFFIELITHLPTQGLSYARLAYFYSFPHLRDDHVQLHPSTTIIPELPAWEPIAASNTGTEGAVFYQCDAIASECTGGQIHFVKNIHCAKGVMLKWTGGQKGDSLMLKIPTPQKASKTSGYRFGIVCHAGPESGSVKICVNDQVINEPRPIVNLHHPYTHQMKTIQGNLDLFPENGEQILSITLKDNDTMLGLDFIWVTNQ, encoded by the coding sequence ATGCTCACTTTAGAACAGCTTCTGCGTGAAATGACCGACCTCGCTCATCTCACGGAATTCCCTAAGGCGACTTATAAAACCATACAATTCGCCAGCTACGACCGGCGCTCATCAAAACCCTATGAGCCCGGATGGTACGCGAACGAAGACGGTTTTGGCGGTGAGCCTGTTCCCAATTTTGAAGCAATCCTGAAGGAGCCTGGAGATGATGGCGTTGGCGAATACCTGATTGGCGAAGTTCAGGGACCAGGCGTTATTTGCCGCCTTTGGACGGCTCATATCATTGGCCGTATACAAGTCTTCCTTGATGAATGCCTAACCCCGATCTATGACGGCGAAGCAGTCGAGTTTCTACAGAGACCATACCAGTCCTTAGGCGGCCAAAGCGAACTAGACGACAGCTTTTCCCAACGCGCCGCAGGCTACTTTCCAATACCGTTTTCAAAAAGTTGCCGTATAGTATGGCATGGCAAAATCAGTGACCCGCACTTCTATGCAGTGCAAGTGCGATGCTATCCTAAAGGCTTTCCGATCGAATGCTTTCAACGGGATCATCTAAAGCAATACGCCACCACTATTGAGGACGCATCTCGACGCTTAAAGGAGATCGGCCGCGACGAAGCTCACTCAACTCAATCAACAAACCTGGAACCGGACGAAAGGAAAGTTATCTTTGAGCAAGATGGCAGCCCCGCCGCCATTCATTGCCTGCAGCTTAAAGCGAACTCAGCTGATATAAACCAAGCCTTGCGCAAGACCATACTGAGGGTCTACTTCGATGACGCCCCAACCCCACAAATTGAAAGTCCTGTCGGTGATTTCTTCAGCGCAGGCCCAGGTGTCAATCCATTCGAAACGCTGCCAATGAGTGTCAGCCCAGATGGTTGGATGACCTGCCGCTTCCCCATGCCGTTTCGTTCATCAACCCGCATTGTGCTAGAAAACTGGTCAGCATCGAAGGTTACCATCGATTCCTCCATCGAAGTGGCTCCTTACAATTGGCAGGATGGAGAAACCATGCACTTCTTTGCCAAATGGCGCGCCGACCATGGCTTGCTAACCAGACATCACAACGAAGATCATGAACTTCCCTTCCTCTGCGCGAAAGGCAAAGGAGTGCTCGTTGGCATCGCATCAATCATTATGAATCCCACCAACTGCCCGACACGTCACGGAGGCTGGTGGGGAGAAGGCGACGAAAAGGTGTGGGTCGATGATGACGATTTTCCTTCCATTTTCGGCACGGGAACGGAGGACTACTTTAACTACGCCTGGAGCTCAGATGAACTTTTTCATCACCCCTACTTTGCGCAGCCTCAAGCGACTGGACCAGGCAACCGCGGATATATTTCGAACGCCAGGTGGCACATCCTCGATCCCATTCCATTTGAAAAAAATATATTCTTTTTCATTGAGTTGATCACACACCTACCAACTCAAGGGCTGAGCTACGCTCGCCTTGCATACTTCTACAGCTTCCCGCACTTGCGAGATGATCACGTCCAACTCCATCCGAGTACAACCATCATTCCCGAACTACCCGCTTGGGAGCCTATTGCAGCATCAAATACTGGAACCGAAGGCGCGGTCTTTTATCAGTGCGACGCAATCGCCAGCGAATGCACCGGGGGACAGATACATTTTGTCAAGAACATTCATTGCGCCAAGGGCGTTATGCTTAAATGGACAGGCGGGCAAAAGGGAGACAGTCTCATGCTAAAAATTCCCACGCCCCAAAAAGCAAGCAAGACAAGCGGATATCGCTTTGGTATCGTCTGCCACGCTGGCCCAGAATCAGGTAGCGTAAAAATATGCGTCAATGATCAGGTTATCAATGAGCCTCGGCCTATTGTCAATTTGCACCATCCGTATACTCATCAAATGAAAACTATTCAAGGCAACTTGGACCTTTTTCCAGAAAATGGGGAACAAATTTTATCAATCACATTGAAAGACAATGACACCATGCTTGGACTCGATTTCATCTGGGTCACAAACCAATAA
- a CDS encoding glycoside hydrolase family 2 protein codes for MSQEAHSNKPTLGDSKGDFFADIAAQEIVYREGSLVEPQPIACPDVRLPFVLGDSSGVFTPVERSNSPEALAHDLDRIREEYAVFMQRHDPSVDSSRERLSLRKFDWRLETQEDRVDFQAVCSGAGDWENVDIPHYGGPLGKATSIYRTELSLTEEQLSRGVAMLHFDGVDYKAHVFVNGYFVGSHEGFFAPFEFDVSRVLKAGINNVVVRVENDAVFNGNRAWGQNYSGDKVYAATGPGYDDPIFGWHHCPPGMGIYQGVFLEFRPRVYLGDIFVRPRLEHDSVEVWLEIINQGLDDASVSIRTSIYGRNFETTVVEDHQYAPEVIHDCGLGDTFQIAKAKAEGKYLKSVPLNMERGVNFLRFSVPMKDYRLWSPESPWLYQCKVTLCDSDGLSIDCMEQHFGMRSFQMDENTEPKGRLYLNGEPIRLRGANTMGHEQQCVMKEDWDQLRDDILLAKLCNMNFLRLTQRPVQKEIYDFCDMLGLMTQTDLPLFGVIRRNQYCEILRQVEEMEKLVRAHPCNIMVSYINEPTRNADNRPHRHIQRDEMERFFSAADDIVRGLNPDRVIKACDGDYDPPSPGIQDRHCYPCWYNGHGMDIGKLHRGFWQPTKPGWLYACGEYGAEGLDFSDLMYGQYPAEWLQGVEDPEADWSPSDILWAQTGNYHYFFFDTQDILEDWVEASQEHQAWATKLMTEAFRRDPRMVSFAIHLFIDAFPAGWMKAIMDCRRCPKPAYFAYRDALAPILPSIRTDRKHFVSGEAIELDAWVCNDLNQFDSSLSLSYFMQCDGEVVGSGKVDASLRACYSVCQGVVTLPAPVVPERTKYTFRLALVDGQGETVNDCSQELEIFPAFDDISPIALAVLNGGSGRACRLAVELGFPENRLCSISEAQVILIDEYEEYVAHREEVDRLVSSGARAVFLSFEPGQYDIGGDSLVVKLSDFNPLYFVSRRTGSIYVEGLQSHDFCHWYHPGLDRIAPLLEATFTSSAFEPVLTSGNTENGQWGPALAVGEKCSGLGSYILCQIDLAGRVDTNPTARIFCNRIMGMDASVLVSSRACSGGAAS; via the coding sequence ATGTCACAGGAAGCACATTCGAATAAGCCGACGTTGGGCGACAGCAAGGGAGATTTTTTTGCAGACATTGCTGCGCAGGAGATTGTTTACCGGGAAGGTTCTTTGGTAGAGCCTCAACCGATCGCTTGCCCCGATGTCAGACTCCCCTTTGTTCTCGGCGACTCGAGTGGTGTTTTTACACCAGTGGAGCGTTCCAATTCGCCCGAGGCGCTAGCTCACGACCTAGATCGTATACGTGAGGAGTATGCTGTATTTATGCAGAGGCACGATCCGTCGGTGGATTCTAGTCGCGAGAGGCTCTCATTGCGGAAATTTGATTGGCGTCTCGAAACGCAGGAGGATCGCGTAGATTTTCAGGCTGTTTGTTCTGGGGCCGGGGATTGGGAGAATGTTGATATTCCTCATTATGGAGGTCCTTTGGGGAAGGCGACTTCAATCTATCGCACAGAGTTGTCTTTGACAGAGGAGCAATTGAGCCGCGGCGTTGCGATGCTTCACTTTGATGGCGTTGATTACAAAGCGCATGTATTCGTCAACGGATATTTCGTCGGCTCGCACGAAGGATTTTTTGCACCCTTTGAGTTTGATGTCTCTAGAGTTCTGAAGGCCGGGATTAATAATGTGGTTGTCCGAGTCGAGAATGATGCGGTTTTTAATGGCAATCGAGCCTGGGGGCAGAACTATTCCGGCGATAAAGTTTATGCAGCGACTGGTCCAGGGTATGATGATCCAATCTTTGGCTGGCATCACTGCCCGCCGGGCATGGGCATCTACCAAGGGGTTTTCCTTGAGTTTCGTCCCCGTGTTTATTTGGGAGATATCTTCGTCCGGCCAAGGCTTGAGCATGATTCCGTTGAAGTATGGTTAGAGATAATAAATCAGGGCCTGGATGACGCCAGTGTTTCGATCCGCACATCAATCTATGGTCGAAATTTTGAAACGACAGTTGTTGAAGATCATCAATATGCGCCCGAGGTGATTCATGATTGTGGTTTAGGGGACACGTTTCAAATCGCGAAAGCTAAAGCTGAGGGAAAGTATTTGAAGTCCGTGCCTCTTAATATGGAGCGTGGTGTGAATTTCCTTCGCTTCTCTGTGCCAATGAAGGATTATCGCCTTTGGTCTCCTGAGTCGCCATGGCTTTATCAATGCAAGGTGACGTTGTGTGATTCAGATGGCCTATCAATCGACTGTATGGAGCAGCACTTCGGCATGCGTTCATTTCAGATGGATGAAAATACTGAGCCAAAAGGTAGATTGTATCTGAATGGTGAGCCGATTCGTTTGCGTGGCGCAAATACAATGGGTCATGAGCAGCAGTGCGTCATGAAGGAGGACTGGGATCAGTTGCGTGACGATATCCTTCTGGCCAAACTTTGTAACATGAATTTTTTGAGGCTGACTCAGCGTCCTGTCCAAAAAGAGATCTACGACTTTTGCGATATGCTTGGTTTGATGACCCAGACGGATCTTCCGTTATTCGGCGTCATTCGAAGAAACCAGTACTGCGAGATATTGCGCCAGGTGGAGGAAATGGAAAAGCTGGTCAGAGCGCATCCATGTAATATCATGGTGAGCTACATTAACGAGCCCACAAGAAACGCCGACAATCGACCTCATCGTCACATTCAGCGTGATGAGATGGAGCGCTTTTTTTCTGCTGCGGATGATATTGTCCGCGGTTTAAACCCAGATCGAGTGATTAAGGCTTGCGATGGTGATTATGATCCACCCTCGCCGGGCATTCAGGATCGCCACTGTTACCCATGTTGGTACAATGGTCACGGTATGGATATCGGCAAATTGCATCGAGGTTTCTGGCAGCCGACGAAGCCTGGCTGGCTTTATGCTTGTGGTGAGTATGGCGCCGAGGGCTTGGATTTTAGTGATCTGATGTATGGGCAGTATCCCGCCGAGTGGCTTCAAGGGGTGGAAGATCCCGAAGCTGACTGGAGTCCATCTGATATTCTATGGGCTCAAACCGGGAACTACCACTACTTCTTTTTTGATACACAAGATATCCTCGAAGACTGGGTGGAAGCTAGCCAAGAGCATCAGGCTTGGGCGACAAAACTGATGACAGAGGCTTTTCGACGGGACCCGCGTATGGTTAGCTTTGCCATACACTTATTTATCGATGCCTTTCCTGCCGGTTGGATGAAGGCGATCATGGATTGTCGCCGTTGCCCGAAGCCAGCGTACTTTGCTTATCGTGATGCTTTGGCGCCCATATTGCCTTCGATCCGAACGGATCGTAAGCATTTCGTTTCTGGAGAAGCCATTGAGCTGGATGCCTGGGTCTGTAATGATTTGAACCAGTTTGATTCTAGTCTAAGTTTGAGCTATTTCATGCAATGCGATGGAGAGGTCGTTGGCTCTGGGAAAGTGGATGCGAGTTTGAGGGCTTGTTATTCGGTTTGCCAAGGAGTCGTTACATTACCTGCTCCTGTTGTGCCTGAGCGCACAAAGTATACATTCCGCTTGGCGCTGGTGGATGGACAGGGAGAGACCGTGAATGATTGTTCGCAGGAGCTGGAAATCTTTCCTGCCTTTGATGATATTTCTCCGATTGCTTTGGCCGTTCTGAATGGAGGCTCGGGACGCGCTTGTCGTCTGGCTGTGGAGCTGGGTTTTCCGGAAAATCGACTTTGCTCGATCAGCGAAGCTCAGGTAATTTTAATTGATGAGTATGAGGAATACGTAGCGCATCGAGAGGAAGTTGACCGCTTAGTGTCCAGTGGCGCAAGGGCGGTGTTTTTGAGCTTTGAACCTGGGCAGTATGATATCGGTGGTGATTCGCTTGTCGTTAAGTTAAGTGACTTTAACCCGCTCTATTTCGTCTCTCGCCGAACGGGCAGCATTTATGTCGAAGGGCTTCAATCGCATGATTTTTGTCACTGGTATCATCCGGGCCTCGATCGGATTGCGCCCCTGCTTGAGGCTACATTTACATCGAGCGCATTCGAGCCAGTGCTTACTTCAGGCAATACTGAAAATGGCCAATGGGGGCCGGCATTAGCCGTGGGGGAGAAGTGCAGTGGTTTAGGCAGTTATATTCTATGTCAGATTGATTTGGCTGGTCGAGTTGATACGAATCCCACTGCTCGAATTTTCTGCAATCGCATCATGGGAATGGATGCCTCTGTCTTAGTTTCCTCCCGGGCATGTTCAGGAGGCGCTGCATCGTAA
- a CDS encoding LacI family DNA-binding transcriptional regulator, which produces MSSKKINQKDIAKKLNISPATVSLVLSNPDTSRASQETKRRIFEYASRVPQNSTQADTILMLTDESIIQFHYGNSLLSGAQSRSAELGLKFEMITPKQDLSQILATRKVRGLLLASWKVFEEKSAPKLTLPQRVVTLNIERRAPFKGIGIMSDHYDGMSQAIEKLKNAGHTRIAFLGYKMINTEKSCSRTKERIIIFNEALEANGLNPSNSLSHLIRDPKQESIDRTEDILKFLRTFKGKKRPTAVIAFNDILAAKVINLATREGIKVPADLSVIGIDNEPACENTIPAITSISPEFVRMGRVAVNAIHDNHLWAPQDRPSRIVVPSTLVERESIAAAAY; this is translated from the coding sequence ATGAGCTCCAAAAAAATTAACCAAAAAGACATTGCAAAGAAGCTGAACATTTCGCCAGCAACCGTATCGCTTGTCCTCAGCAACCCGGATACAAGCCGTGCATCGCAAGAGACGAAAAGACGAATATTTGAGTATGCGTCCCGCGTCCCGCAGAACTCCACACAGGCTGACACCATCCTGATGCTCACTGACGAAAGCATCATCCAATTTCACTACGGCAATAGCCTGCTCAGTGGCGCCCAATCCCGATCCGCAGAACTCGGATTAAAGTTCGAAATGATCACACCGAAGCAGGATCTTTCGCAAATTCTGGCCACAAGGAAAGTCCGCGGCTTACTACTCGCATCCTGGAAAGTCTTTGAAGAAAAAAGCGCTCCCAAACTAACCCTTCCACAGAGAGTCGTGACCCTTAATATCGAGCGACGCGCCCCCTTCAAAGGTATCGGCATCATGTCTGACCATTACGACGGAATGTCCCAAGCAATCGAAAAGCTCAAAAACGCCGGACACACCAGGATCGCCTTCCTTGGCTATAAGATGATCAATACGGAAAAGAGCTGCTCGCGCACCAAGGAGCGAATCATCATCTTCAACGAAGCACTCGAGGCGAATGGGCTAAATCCATCCAATAGCCTGTCCCACCTCATCCGCGATCCCAAGCAGGAATCCATAGACAGAACAGAAGATATCCTGAAATTCCTACGCACTTTCAAAGGAAAAAAACGCCCAACGGCGGTCATTGCTTTCAACGATATTCTGGCCGCCAAGGTAATCAACCTCGCCACCAGAGAGGGCATCAAAGTCCCCGCAGACTTGAGCGTCATCGGCATCGATAATGAGCCTGCCTGCGAAAACACGATACCAGCAATTACATCGATCTCACCAGAGTTTGTCCGCATGGGAAGGGTAGCTGTTAACGCAATCCACGACAATCATCTCTGGGCACCTCAAGATCGGCCATCTCGCATTGTCGTGCCTTCAACTTTGGTTGAACGCGAAAGCATCGCGGCTGCGGCATACTAA